The proteins below come from a single Halothiobacillus neapolitanus c2 genomic window:
- a CDS encoding AAA family ATPase yields MKITELQLEKFKSFELQKFNFKKITILAGANSAGKSTILNALATILQGSETRPFPFYFSNYGGNIHLGGYKDIVKDGNSSDKFGIGVRFENNGAETYVKGTYRYATNGHQILVDSIIIEIDEQTLEVKWNGQVKGYSVYRKISENKKTEDSKVAKAIFTSLSELFSKTNDTEKNTKIQNSIDEFLSSISKSSDNWEPVELKKASNLYSSLCSTISYKITIDSYIKSLSKLSNLTTYIGPIRPYPSRHYYISSLQEKIDSLGNNAFQILIDWYSSDKKKFNKVINGLQTLKLADSIIIGSLKDELVEINVAPYNQRHTVNLSDVGFGLSQILPVLVANAASENDSTLLINQPEVHLHPSSQAELANYFFTESKNKNFIIETHSEYLINRFRLLVAEGKIKSEDISIIYIDKGEQDPTLSEISISDNGALISAPDSFFNTYYVDSKALVFSSIGGGEIE; encoded by the coding sequence TTGAAAATCACAGAACTTCAACTTGAAAAATTTAAATCATTCGAATTGCAAAAATTCAATTTTAAAAAAATAACCATATTGGCCGGAGCAAATAGTGCCGGGAAAAGCACAATATTAAATGCTCTAGCAACAATATTGCAAGGCAGTGAAACCAGGCCATTTCCATTTTATTTCAGTAATTATGGGGGAAATATTCACCTTGGTGGATATAAAGATATCGTCAAAGATGGCAACTCTTCTGACAAATTTGGAATTGGGGTTCGATTCGAAAACAATGGAGCTGAAACCTATGTAAAAGGTACATACCGATACGCAACAAATGGACACCAAATACTGGTAGATTCAATCATAATAGAAATAGATGAACAAACTCTTGAAGTAAAGTGGAATGGCCAAGTAAAAGGGTATTCAGTATATAGAAAAATAAGCGAGAACAAAAAAACTGAAGATTCAAAAGTGGCAAAGGCAATATTCACATCACTTTCTGAGTTATTTTCCAAAACGAATGATACAGAAAAAAATACCAAGATCCAGAATTCAATCGATGAATTTTTATCAAGCATATCAAAGTCAAGTGACAACTGGGAACCAGTTGAGCTGAAAAAGGCATCAAACCTATATTCATCTTTATGCAGCACCATAAGCTATAAGATAACAATTGATAGTTACATTAAAAGCCTATCAAAGCTTTCCAACTTGACAACGTATATTGGCCCTATCAGGCCATATCCCTCTAGGCACTACTACATATCAAGCCTTCAAGAGAAAATCGACTCATTAGGAAACAATGCTTTTCAAATCCTGATAGACTGGTATTCATCAGATAAAAAAAAATTTAACAAAGTTATCAATGGACTACAAACATTAAAATTAGCCGACTCAATTATCATAGGGTCACTAAAAGATGAGTTAGTAGAAATCAATGTCGCCCCATATAATCAAAGACATACCGTCAACTTAAGCGACGTAGGATTTGGTCTTTCTCAAATTTTACCCGTTTTGGTTGCTAATGCAGCCTCAGAAAATGACTCTACGCTCCTTATTAATCAACCAGAAGTACATTTACACCCTTCCAGCCAAGCAGAATTAGCGAATTACTTTTTCACGGAAAGTAAAAACAAGAACTTTATAATTGAAACGCACAGTGAATATTTAATAAATAGATTCCGACTTTTGGTCGCAGAAGGGAAAATTAAAAGCGAGGACATATCAATTATTTATATTGACAAAGGTGAGCAAGACCCCACATTAAGTGAAATATCGATATCAGATAATGGCGCATTAATTTCGGCTCCCGACTCTTTCTTCAACACATATTATGTTGACAGCAAAGCCCTTGTCTTTTCCAGTATTGGAGGCGGAGAAATTGAGTAG
- the rsmD gene encoding 16S rRNA (guanine(966)-N(2))-methyltransferase RsmD — protein MKSSPRSLSGQTVRGKQVVRVTGGTMRSQRLHFPAMPGLRPTPDRVRETLFNWLGQNLDGWRVLDLFAGSGILGIESLSRGAQWVGLIEQSARVAAEIRNSLKTMSVADDRARVWSQDALGWLRQAPNQFVSGERIDLVFLDPPFARLDLLSQAVERLQQADWLADDAYLYIEQSAQEASVQPVGWVRLREGRAGESAFALWQRERAPSASE, from the coding sequence GTGAAATCCTCACCTCGCTCCTTATCCGGCCAGACTGTACGTGGCAAACAGGTCGTGCGCGTGACGGGTGGGACGATGCGCTCTCAGCGTTTGCATTTTCCTGCCATGCCGGGCTTGCGCCCCACGCCCGACCGGGTGCGAGAAACGCTGTTCAACTGGCTGGGGCAAAATCTCGATGGCTGGCGGGTGCTGGATTTGTTCGCTGGTAGCGGCATTCTCGGTATCGAATCCCTTTCGCGAGGTGCGCAGTGGGTGGGTTTGATCGAGCAATCGGCACGCGTTGCCGCCGAGATTCGCAACAGTTTGAAAACAATGTCGGTAGCAGATGATCGGGCACGGGTTTGGTCGCAGGATGCATTGGGTTGGCTGCGTCAGGCCCCGAATCAATTCGTATCGGGGGAGCGGATCGATCTGGTATTTCTTGATCCACCGTTTGCGCGTCTCGACTTGTTGTCACAAGCGGTTGAGCGCTTGCAGCAGGCCGATTGGCTGGCGGATGACGCGTATTTATATATCGAGCAAAGTGCCCAAGAGGCGAGCGTTCAACCCGTGGGTTGGGTCAGGTTGCGCGAAGGTCGAGCCGGAGAGAGTGCGTTTGCGCTATGGCAGCGGGAAAGGGCACCGTCGGCAAGCGAGTAG
- the purL gene encoding phosphoribosylformylglycinamidine synthase has protein sequence MQIFFGNAAVSDFRLAKKLASIQAVAPSVTQISARFVHFAQVKPGAELSDAQTHVLHDLFNYGAALENWPDDVVSVTVAPRAGTRSPWSSKATEILHICGIDAVSRVERGIEYALVGLDALDRASREAASALLHDRMTETVFEDWGDAQTLFAHQPPAPLTEIALLQHGESALHDANQNLGLALSTEEITYLDGAYRELGRNPTDIELMMFAQANSEHCRHKIFNADWTIDGEEHDLSLFAMIRNTHRHNPNGTLSAYKDNAAVIAGWPGTRFAVDVDIGEYGQIDEPIHFLAKVETHNHPTAISPDPGAATGSGGEIRDEGATGRGGKPKAGLSGFSVSNLRIPGFEQPWEAMTPAGKPDRIVTALDIMLEGPIGAAAFNNEFGRPALAGYFRSFELQPTLTDGTHSTVRGYHKPIMIAGGLGAIRPGLVEKQPIADGDLLIVLGGPAMQIGLGGGAASSQTSGSGSAELDFASVQRANPEMQRRAQEVIDRCIALGDRNPLVSLHDVGAGGLSNAFPELVHDAGLGGDFNLRAIPNDEPGMSPLAIWCNESQERYVLAIRPASLPLFTELCERERAPFAVIGTATREQHLTVRDAHFDNAPIDLPMHTLFGHPPKMQRTAKSLHPHFARFKTDDIRLDEAINRVLSLPTVADKRFLITIGDRSVGGLVVRDQMVGPWQVPVADCAVTATDFYHETGEAMAMGERAPIAVLDAPASARMAIAEVLTNIAAAPIKSTADIKLSANWMAACGHPGEDAALYATVRTVGMEFCPALDIAIPVGKDSLSMKTRWAENGEAKEVVSPVSLVVTGFAPVKDIHAVLTPQIQPIDDAHLLLIDLGFGKNRLGGSALAQVFGQTGQTPPDIDAKPLKALFDTIQSLNGLGYLAAYHDRSDGGLLTTLLEMAFAGHCGLDIDCGPLGGDPLAALFNEEVGAVIQVRAKDLDFVRDQFAEAGLADALHDLGKPVKGDEVHIRWRGKSVFSAKRSELHRTWSKTSYLMASLRDNPDCAQSEYDGLLDESDAGLRAAKATFDVRENVAAPMILTGKRPKVAILREQGVNGEVEMAAAFDRAGFTAVDVHMSDLLAGRIDLADMQGLAACGGFSYGDVLGAGSGWAHAIRYNPRAFDAFSAFFNREDTFALGVCNGCQMLSQLHDIIPGAESWPRFERNVSEQFEARLSLVQIVQSPSILFADMEGSLLPITVAHGEGRVRYRNPVDAELAVNTLRYVDGYGIATETYPANPNGSLWGQTGFCTEDGRFNILMPHPERVWRRSQFSWAPDSWSQGAFDDHRTEDGPWLRMFRNARRWVG, from the coding sequence ATGCAGATTTTCTTTGGCAACGCAGCCGTATCCGATTTTCGTTTGGCTAAAAAATTGGCTTCAATTCAAGCGGTTGCCCCTTCGGTTACTCAGATTTCTGCGCGATTTGTTCATTTTGCACAAGTAAAGCCGGGGGCGGAATTATCCGATGCGCAAACGCATGTTCTGCATGATCTGTTCAATTACGGTGCCGCTCTGGAAAATTGGCCGGACGACGTTGTCAGCGTGACAGTCGCGCCGAGAGCGGGCACGCGCTCGCCCTGGTCGAGCAAGGCGACCGAGATTCTGCATATTTGCGGAATCGATGCCGTATCGCGGGTCGAGCGGGGCATTGAATACGCACTGGTCGGCCTCGATGCGCTCGATCGTGCCAGCAGGGAAGCGGCAAGTGCGCTGCTGCATGATCGGATGACGGAAACGGTGTTTGAAGACTGGGGCGATGCCCAAACGCTGTTCGCCCATCAGCCACCAGCACCGTTGACGGAAATTGCCTTGTTGCAGCACGGCGAATCGGCCTTGCACGACGCGAATCAGAATCTTGGTCTGGCACTGTCAACCGAAGAAATCACCTATCTGGACGGTGCCTATCGTGAATTAGGCCGCAACCCGACCGATATCGAGCTGATGATGTTCGCGCAGGCGAACTCCGAGCATTGCCGCCACAAGATTTTCAATGCGGACTGGACGATCGATGGCGAGGAACACGATTTGTCGCTGTTCGCCATGATCCGCAATACGCATCGGCATAATCCGAACGGTACCTTGAGTGCTTATAAAGACAACGCGGCGGTGATTGCCGGTTGGCCGGGCACGCGGTTCGCCGTGGATGTCGATATCGGCGAATATGGTCAAATCGATGAACCGATTCATTTTCTGGCCAAGGTTGAAACCCATAACCACCCGACCGCCATTTCCCCCGATCCCGGTGCGGCTACCGGTTCGGGCGGAGAAATCCGCGATGAGGGCGCGACCGGGCGGGGCGGCAAGCCCAAGGCGGGCTTGAGCGGTTTTTCTGTTTCCAATCTGCGGATTCCGGGTTTCGAGCAGCCGTGGGAGGCCATGACGCCTGCGGGCAAGCCCGATCGCATCGTCACCGCGCTCGATATCATGCTCGAAGGCCCCATCGGGGCGGCGGCGTTCAACAATGAATTCGGCCGTCCGGCGCTGGCGGGCTATTTCCGCAGCTTCGAATTGCAACCGACCTTGACCGATGGCACGCATTCGACCGTTCGCGGCTATCACAAGCCAATCATGATTGCCGGTGGCCTCGGTGCCATTCGCCCTGGTCTTGTGGAAAAGCAACCCATCGCCGATGGTGATTTGCTGATTGTTCTGGGCGGCCCGGCCATGCAGATCGGCTTGGGCGGTGGTGCGGCTTCATCGCAAACCAGCGGCAGTGGTTCGGCGGAACTGGATTTTGCCTCGGTGCAGCGCGCCAACCCAGAAATGCAGCGCCGAGCGCAGGAAGTGATCGACCGTTGCATCGCTCTGGGCGACCGTAACCCGCTGGTTTCCCTGCATGACGTCGGTGCGGGCGGATTGTCCAATGCCTTCCCCGAACTGGTCCACGATGCCGGTCTGGGTGGAGATTTCAACCTACGCGCCATCCCCAATGACGAGCCGGGCATGTCGCCGCTCGCCATCTGGTGTAACGAATCCCAGGAACGCTACGTGTTGGCGATTCGTCCCGCGAGCCTGCCGTTGTTCACCGAACTGTGCGAACGCGAACGCGCGCCGTTTGCCGTGATCGGTACGGCCACTCGCGAGCAGCACCTCACCGTGCGCGATGCGCATTTCGATAACGCGCCCATCGACCTGCCGATGCACACCCTGTTCGGCCATCCGCCGAAAATGCAGCGCACGGCCAAATCGCTGCACCCACATTTCGCCAGGTTCAAAACCGACGATATTCGTCTCGATGAAGCGATCAATCGTGTGTTGAGCCTGCCGACCGTGGCCGACAAGCGCTTTTTGATTACCATCGGCGACCGTAGCGTGGGTGGTCTGGTAGTGCGTGATCAGATGGTCGGCCCGTGGCAAGTGCCCGTCGCCGATTGTGCCGTCACGGCGACCGATTTTTATCACGAAACCGGCGAGGCGATGGCGATGGGCGAGCGCGCGCCGATTGCCGTGCTCGATGCCCCGGCCTCCGCGCGCATGGCGATTGCCGAAGTGCTGACTAATATCGCAGCAGCACCCATCAAATCCACCGCCGACATCAAGTTATCTGCCAACTGGATGGCGGCGTGCGGTCATCCGGGCGAAGACGCCGCCTTGTACGCCACTGTGCGAACCGTGGGCATGGAGTTCTGCCCAGCACTGGATATCGCCATCCCGGTCGGCAAGGATTCGTTGTCGATGAAAACCCGCTGGGCGGAAAATGGCGAAGCCAAAGAAGTCGTCTCGCCCGTGTCGTTGGTCGTTACAGGCTTTGCGCCGGTCAAGGACATTCACGCGGTTTTGACGCCGCAGATTCAGCCGATTGATGACGCGCATCTGCTTTTGATCGATCTCGGGTTCGGCAAGAATCGGCTGGGCGGTTCCGCACTGGCGCAGGTGTTCGGCCAAACAGGGCAAACCCCGCCGGATATCGACGCCAAGCCGCTCAAGGCGCTGTTCGACACCATCCAGTCACTCAATGGCTTGGGCTACTTGGCCGCCTATCACGACCGCAGCGATGGCGGCTTGCTCACCACGTTGCTGGAAATGGCGTTTGCCGGTCATTGCGGACTGGACATCGATTGCGGGCCATTGGGTGGCGATCCCTTGGCTGCGTTGTTTAATGAAGAAGTCGGCGCGGTGATTCAGGTTCGTGCGAAGGATTTGGATTTCGTGCGTGATCAGTTCGCCGAAGCGGGCTTGGCAGACGCGCTGCATGATTTGGGCAAGCCAGTGAAAGGTGACGAGGTACACATCCGCTGGCGTGGCAAGTCGGTCTTTTCGGCCAAGCGCAGCGAACTGCATCGCACCTGGTCGAAAACCAGCTATCTCATGGCGAGCCTGCGCGATAACCCGGACTGCGCGCAAAGCGAGTACGACGGTTTGCTGGATGAATCCGATGCGGGTCTCAGAGCGGCCAAAGCCACCTTCGATGTGCGCGAGAACGTGGCCGCACCGATGATCTTGACGGGCAAGCGCCCGAAAGTGGCGATCCTGCGCGAGCAGGGCGTCAATGGCGAAGTCGAGATGGCCGCTGCATTTGATCGGGCCGGGTTTACCGCCGTCGATGTGCACATGAGCGATTTGCTGGCGGGTCGAATTGATCTGGCCGACATGCAAGGCTTAGCCGCTTGCGGCGGTTTCTCGTATGGCGACGTGCTCGGCGCCGGTTCCGGCTGGGCGCACGCCATTCGATACAACCCGCGTGCGTTTGATGCGTTCAGCGCCTTCTTCAATCGGGAAGATACGTTCGCGCTCGGGGTGTGTAACGGTTGCCAGATGCTATCGCAACTGCACGACATTATCCCCGGTGCCGAGAGCTGGCCGCGATTCGAGCGCAATGTTTCCGAACAATTCGAAGCGCGTTTGTCTTTGGTTCAAATCGTGCAGTCGCCTTCGATCTTATTCGCCGATATGGAAGGTTCCCTGCTGCCGATCACAGTGGCGCATGGCGAGGGGCGCGTTCGCTACCGCAATCCGGTGGATGCCGAACTGGCGGTCAATACCCTGCGTTATGTCGATGGCTATGGTATTGCCACCGAAACCTATCCCGCCAATCCCAACGGTTCGTTGTGGGGGCAAACCGGTTTTTGCACGGAAGATGGTCGCTTCAATATCCTGATGCCGCACCCCGAGCGCGTCTGGCGCCGCAGCCAGTTCTCTTGGGCCCCGGATTCCTGGTCGCAGGGCGCCTTCGACGATCACCGTACCGAGGATGGCCCTTGGCTGCGCATGTTCCGTAATGCCCGCCGTTGGGTGGGTTGA
- a CDS encoding DMT family transporter gives MSLKFNPPPVLVLMMGSTLWGTTWIWLKAIDGMGIGPLLLAALAYGIQFLMLLPWVLPHVRTRWQAGSAPMAWYGLLALALLSGISGIGFTMAMMFGDVVRAMLLFFLIPAWGVIMGRIFLHEPLTPIRIVAVILALGGAVAILGPDIHWDAHSGQGSGHWLALFSFSLPDWAALIAGLTLAGANVLFRHMQGEPMLVKLSIMQIGAVLFALGALVFFPEPVAAVTMGGVVHSLLYGATLLLGAMLATQYAVERLPAGRSSILMTLELLVGSLTAIWIGHESPSLLVWLGGAMILSAALLEATSQQKSLAS, from the coding sequence ATGTCCTTGAAATTTAATCCGCCACCCGTGCTGGTGCTGATGATGGGTTCGACCCTATGGGGCACGACCTGGATTTGGCTCAAAGCCATCGACGGCATGGGCATCGGCCCGCTCTTGCTGGCTGCGTTGGCCTATGGCATTCAGTTTTTGATGCTGCTGCCTTGGGTGTTGCCGCATGTGCGCACGCGCTGGCAAGCGGGCTCTGCACCCATGGCCTGGTATGGTTTGCTGGCTTTGGCGTTGCTTAGCGGTATTTCTGGGATTGGTTTTACCATGGCGATGATGTTTGGCGATGTGGTGCGTGCCATGTTGCTGTTCTTCCTCATCCCCGCTTGGGGCGTGATTATGGGGCGGATTTTCCTGCACGAACCCTTGACCCCGATCCGCATCGTGGCGGTGATTCTTGCGCTCGGTGGTGCGGTGGCGATTCTCGGGCCGGATATCCATTGGGATGCACATTCGGGTCAAGGTTCGGGCCACTGGCTAGCCCTGTTTAGTTTTTCTCTGCCCGATTGGGCGGCCCTGATCGCGGGTTTGACCTTGGCTGGCGCAAACGTGCTGTTCCGCCACATGCAGGGCGAACCGATGCTGGTCAAGCTGTCGATCATGCAGATCGGTGCGGTGCTGTTCGCCTTGGGTGCCTTGGTTTTCTTCCCCGAGCCCGTCGCGGCCGTTACCATGGGCGGTGTTGTGCATAGCCTGTTGTATGGCGCGACCTTGCTCTTAGGTGCGATGCTCGCCACGCAATATGCCGTTGAACGGCTGCCGGCCGGGCGATCATCGATTCTGATGACACTGGAATTGCTGGTGGGTAGCCTGACCGCCATCTGGATCGGGCACGAGAGTCCGTCGCTGTTGGTCTGGCTGGGTGGCGCCATGATTCTGTCTGCGGCGCTGCTTGAAGCAACCAGCCAGCAAAAGTCGCTTGCGTCGTGA
- the flgN gene encoding flagellar export chaperone FlgN: protein MSQGTAPAVSPAHIDTQVMLEHLAAAVSGLTDAHQRLAELLATPDRADRADSGASLDELIIAIREGHARLEEAEQQRQSWLAAQPIKSSSTESNARQDMHQALIAIDQAEFTNHLASWQALQPLITELDERTREHQMVISRLGQFIQERVNLLTNAADGSDTAVYAASGKTSAPADRRRSLGDA, encoded by the coding sequence ATGAGCCAAGGCACCGCTCCAGCCGTCTCACCAGCCCACATTGACACACAGGTCATGTTGGAACATCTGGCGGCAGCGGTTTCCGGTTTAACGGACGCGCATCAAAGGCTGGCCGAACTCCTCGCCACCCCAGACCGAGCGGATCGCGCGGATTCTGGGGCTTCGCTGGATGAACTGATCATCGCCATCCGAGAAGGGCACGCCCGCCTCGAAGAAGCCGAGCAGCAGCGTCAATCCTGGCTTGCGGCCCAGCCGATCAAATCATCATCTACCGAATCGAACGCCCGTCAGGACATGCATCAAGCCCTCATAGCCATTGATCAGGCAGAATTCACTAACCACCTCGCCTCGTGGCAGGCACTTCAACCACTCATCACCGAACTGGACGAACGCACCCGCGAACACCAGATGGTCATTTCCCGCTTGGGCCAGTTCATTCAGGAACGCGTCAACCTTTTGACGAATGCAGCCGACGGCAGCGACACCGCCGTTTATGCGGCCAGTGGCAAAACCAGTGCACCTGCCGACCGCCGTCGCTCCCTTGGCGATGCCTGA
- the flgA gene encoding flagellar basal body P-ring formation chaperone FlgA translates to MHIRPSHPWPHLPKQQGQKPKAIFALFLAALLVFAQPVAAAGLEQPVFQSRASIESAAQDFLETHYQTDTNTRFHINPIDPRLQLKECDQPLQVRSNNLTLPRGGRITLKIACEGSNPWRIYVPARIQTMVNAISLARPLAPGTRISAEDLTTTPVNANQQVNAYLTSPDEAIGQIVTRPMQAGQILTQQDLGIAKVIHRGDHVTVIAGTGNVSVSTEGVAQADAGVGQRIMVKNSRSGQLVEGFVRDANTVVIK, encoded by the coding sequence GTGCACATTCGACCATCACATCCTTGGCCTCATCTTCCCAAACAGCAGGGTCAAAAACCAAAGGCAATCTTCGCCTTATTTCTTGCTGCGTTGTTGGTTTTCGCGCAACCCGTGGCGGCGGCGGGGCTTGAGCAGCCAGTCTTTCAGAGCCGTGCGTCCATAGAGTCAGCAGCGCAGGATTTTCTGGAAACACACTATCAGACGGATACGAATACCCGTTTCCACATCAACCCGATTGACCCGCGACTGCAACTGAAAGAATGCGACCAGCCCTTGCAGGTGCGCAGCAATAACCTGACCCTGCCGCGCGGCGGGCGCATCACGCTGAAAATTGCCTGCGAAGGGTCAAATCCTTGGCGGATTTATGTTCCCGCTCGAATTCAAACCATGGTCAACGCCATCAGTCTCGCCCGTCCATTGGCTCCAGGCACCAGAATAAGTGCGGAGGACTTGACCACCACACCGGTGAACGCCAACCAGCAAGTCAATGCTTATTTGACCAGCCCCGATGAAGCCATCGGACAGATTGTCACAAGGCCCATGCAGGCAGGTCAGATACTGACCCAGCAGGATTTGGGTATCGCCAAAGTGATTCATCGCGGCGATCATGTCACTGTCATTGCGGGTACCGGCAACGTGAGCGTATCCACGGAGGGTGTTGCACAGGCTGATGCGGGCGTCGGCCAACGAATCATGGTCAAAAACAGCCGATCTGGCCAGTTGGTTGAAGGTTTTGTCCGAGATGCCAACACAGTGGTTATAAAATGA
- the flgM gene encoding flagellar biosynthesis anti-sigma factor FlgM yields MDIINGFGGKNGYGSSNVDNRNTGKPTAAASPEGTAPESSSEDAGVNLSSGATAMKQLTQTLASSPSFDQSKVDQIKSMIANGQYSIDPQKIAQKFMEMENSGS; encoded by the coding sequence ATGGACATTATAAATGGATTTGGCGGGAAGAACGGCTATGGCAGTTCCAACGTAGATAATCGAAATACGGGCAAGCCCACCGCTGCTGCAAGCCCAGAAGGTACTGCGCCGGAATCTTCTTCTGAGGACGCAGGTGTCAACCTGTCATCAGGTGCAACCGCCATGAAGCAACTCACACAGACACTTGCCAGCAGCCCTAGCTTCGATCAGAGCAAGGTTGATCAGATCAAGAGCATGATCGCCAACGGTCAGTACAGCATTGACCCACAAAAAATCGCTCAGAAATTCATGGAAATGGAAAACTCCGGCTCATGA
- a CDS encoding UvrD-helicase domain-containing protein produces the protein MSHEINLGLNAQQSAAVRHLESPLLVLAGAGSGKTRVITEKIVYLIEKQGIPARQVFAVTFTNKAAKEMVARTAERLPPERRRGLNISTFHTLGLNFIRREYAALGLRAGFTVFDSDDSLALFKSLIGHSEYKDVIEPKAAQWQISQWKNDLRTPQSCYEQAKNEGWDEETRALAGLFDQYQRQLTACNALDFDDLIGRPVELLQSDAAVRERWQARVRYLLVDEYQDTNTTQYELVRLLVGKIGALTAVGDDHQSIYAWRGAKPENLNRLADDFPNLHRIKLEQNYRSVNSVLKAANHLIALDTTTASKQLWSDIGMGEPHRVIVAATAEDEAERIATEILHRHFRAQTEYRDFAVLFRGNHQARLIEQALRKLNIPYSLTGGQSFFERAEIKDAMSYLKLLVNPDDDAAFLRVVNTPRREIGPTTIEKLGGFARERRSSLFAAARSIGIQSVFDNRAADRLNRFCDWLDGIRAQPDRDAIDVIQQVFDAIDYPAYLREQESTPKAADRRWQNVEEWLDWLAKISDTQVEAESEGGESATKMDLPALAQRMTLLGILDQQTREKDSNAVALLTLHAAKGLEFGHVFMAGMEEDILPHRDCIEDEARLAEERRLCFVGITRARLSLTFTLTKRRRRYGEWKDTEPSRFLDDIPADLLQWQGEGIEQPKEVSQAQGREHLAGIRAMLGK, from the coding sequence GTGAGTCACGAAATTAACCTCGGTCTAAATGCCCAACAATCCGCTGCCGTCCGGCATCTGGAAAGTCCGCTGCTGGTATTGGCCGGGGCTGGGTCGGGCAAAACGCGGGTCATTACCGAAAAAATCGTGTATCTGATCGAAAAGCAGGGCATCCCCGCTCGCCAGGTGTTCGCGGTCACGTTCACCAACAAGGCGGCCAAGGAGATGGTGGCGCGAACGGCGGAGCGATTGCCGCCCGAGCGGCGCCGCGGCTTGAATATCTCCACGTTCCATACGCTGGGGCTGAATTTCATTCGCCGGGAATACGCGGCACTCGGCTTGCGCGCAGGCTTCACCGTATTCGATTCGGACGATAGCCTCGCCCTGTTCAAATCCTTGATCGGGCACAGTGAATACAAAGATGTGATCGAGCCGAAAGCCGCCCAGTGGCAGATCTCGCAGTGGAAGAATGATCTGCGTACTCCGCAGAGTTGCTACGAGCAAGCCAAAAATGAGGGATGGGATGAAGAAACCCGCGCATTGGCCGGGCTCTTCGATCAATATCAGCGCCAACTCACTGCCTGCAATGCGCTGGATTTTGATGACCTGATCGGTCGCCCCGTCGAACTGTTGCAAAGCGATGCCGCCGTGCGCGAGCGCTGGCAGGCGCGGGTGCGCTACTTGCTGGTGGATGAATATCAAGACACCAACACCACGCAGTACGAGCTCGTGCGGTTGTTGGTGGGCAAGATCGGCGCGCTCACCGCCGTGGGCGACGATCACCAGTCCATTTATGCTTGGCGCGGTGCCAAGCCGGAAAACCTCAACCGGCTGGCGGACGATTTCCCGAACCTGCATCGCATCAAGCTCGAACAAAACTACCGCTCGGTCAACAGCGTACTCAAGGCAGCCAATCATTTGATCGCGCTGGATACCACCACCGCATCCAAGCAGCTCTGGAGCGACATCGGCATGGGCGAGCCGCACCGCGTCATCGTTGCGGCCACCGCAGAAGACGAAGCCGAACGCATCGCCACAGAAATTCTGCATCGGCACTTCCGCGCGCAAACCGAATACCGCGACTTTGCCGTGCTGTTTCGTGGCAATCATCAGGCTCGCTTAATCGAACAAGCGCTGCGCAAACTCAATATTCCCTACAGCCTCACCGGCGGCCAATCGTTCTTCGAGCGAGCGGAAATCAAGGATGCGATGAGTTATTTAAAATTGCTCGTCAACCCAGACGACGACGCGGCCTTTTTACGCGTCGTCAACACGCCCCGGCGCGAAATCGGCCCGACCACCATCGAAAAGCTAGGCGGTTTTGCCCGCGAACGGCGCAGCTCGCTCTTTGCCGCGGCGCGTTCCATCGGGATTCAAAGCGTGTTCGATAACCGCGCGGCGGATCGGCTGAACCGCTTTTGCGACTGGCTCGACGGCATCCGCGCCCAACCGGATCGGGATGCCATTGATGTGATCCAGCAGGTGTTCGATGCCATCGACTACCCAGCCTATCTGCGCGAACAAGAAAGTACCCCGAAGGCCGCCGACCGCCGCTGGCAGAACGTCGAGGAATGGCTCGACTGGCTGGCGAAAATCAGCGACACCCAAGTTGAAGCAGAGTCCGAAGGCGGCGAAAGCGCAACAAAAATGGACTTGCCCGCGCTCGCCCAGCGCATGACCCTGCTCGGTATTCTCGATCAGCAAACCCGAGAAAAAGACAGCAATGCCGTCGCCCTGCTCACGCTGCACGCAGCCAAAGGCCTGGAATTCGGCCACGTGTTTATGGCCGGCATGGAAGAAGACATCCTGCCACACCGCGACTGCATCGAAGACGAAGCCCGCCTCGCCGAAGAACGCCGCCTGTGCTTTGTGGGCATCACCCGCGCCCGGCTGTCACTCACCTTCACCCTCACCAAACGCCGCCGCCGCTACGGCGAATGGAAAGACACCGAACCCAGCCGATTTTTAGACGACATCCCCGCCGACCTGCTGCAATGGCAAGGCGAGGGCATCGAACAGCCCAAGGAAGTGAGCCAAGCCCAAGGCCGAGAACATCTGGCTGGTATTCGGGCGATGTTGGGGAAGTGA